From the genome of Argentina anserina chromosome 4, drPotAnse1.1, whole genome shotgun sequence, one region includes:
- the LOC126790955 gene encoding uncharacterized protein LOC126790955, which produces MSRRNKGKTEKDQVEELLRAAQDDMLLSVSVDSHISRLSDVDRRFQALKLNKVADALKSPPPKVADSSAIQVDVDHELKAVLGDDLSARFAALKASMPMPSSSMGPSSALQADDDPVDEDDEVEKLIRWAKDAARLDPSPPSDDED; this is translated from the coding sequence atgagtaGGAGGAACAAGGGGAAGACGGAAAAGGATCAAGTGGAAGAGTTGCTTCGAGCAGCACAGGACGACATGCTTCTAAGTGTGTCCGTAGACTCTCACATATCCCGTCTTTCTGACGTGGACCGGCGTTTTCAAGCCCTCAAGCTCAACAAAGTTGCAGATGCCCTCAAGTCTCCTCCACCTAAAGTTGCCGATTCCAGTGCTATTCAGGTGGATGTGGACCATGAGCTCAAAGCAGTCCTCGGAGACGACCTCTCCGCCAGATTCGCAGCTCTCAAAGCCTCAATGCCTATGCCATCCTCCTCCATGGGCCCCAGCTCCGCCTTGCAGGCCGACGACGACCCCGTTGATGAAGACGATGAAGTTGAAAAGCTGATACGTTGGGCCAAGGACGCTGCTCGCCTTGACCCTTCTCCACCCTCCGACGATGAAGATTGA